A single region of the Demequina sp. genome encodes:
- a CDS encoding DUF3017 domain-containing protein, protein MAKTPAVTPLRLAILAPAGGLVIVLFGVLVNARAAVLVLGAFAIAGAVARFVTPDVRAFVVRSRGVDVAVLGVLGAALMLLGMTTPLT, encoded by the coding sequence ATGGCGAAGACTCCTGCCGTTACGCCGCTTCGGCTCGCGATCCTCGCGCCCGCTGGCGGGCTGGTCATCGTGCTGTTTGGCGTGCTCGTGAACGCGCGTGCGGCGGTGCTGGTGCTCGGCGCCTTCGCGATCGCCGGCGCCGTGGCGCGCTTCGTCACGCCGGATGTGCGGGCCTTCGTGGTGCGCTCTCGCGGCGTGGATGTCGCGGTGCTCGGCGTGCTCGGCGCGGCGCTCATGCTGCTGGGCATGACAACCCCGCTCACCTAA
- a CDS encoding aquaporin, with translation MSETEAADAAEEFTEELEADIWADEPAGPSLISKMLAEVAGTFILVLLGVGTAITLSIASRSTLFLQSDSGGYQPVGYSVVAPTLTVGLAFGVSVIIAAVVFGGVSGAHLNPAVTVGVWLAGRFPGRDVVPYILAQVIGGLFAGLTIFYLAGTSTIVADRGAAMESVSNGYGDHSPGGFSLTAALIVEALITGGLVLAVLGATKPSASKAAAPFVIGSALAFMVVLGIPFTNAAVNPARATSTALFAGDWAFAQLWVFWVAPIVGAAIVGLLWRAFAPVEEIEVVETIEVIEA, from the coding sequence ATGTCTGAGACCGAAGCGGCAGACGCCGCAGAGGAGTTCACCGAGGAGCTTGAGGCCGACATCTGGGCGGACGAGCCCGCTGGCCCGAGTCTCATCAGCAAGATGCTCGCCGAAGTGGCCGGCACGTTCATCCTGGTGCTGCTTGGCGTTGGAACCGCGATCACGCTCAGCATCGCCTCAAGGTCAACGCTGTTCCTGCAGTCCGACTCCGGGGGCTACCAGCCCGTTGGCTACAGCGTCGTTGCACCCACCCTCACCGTCGGCCTCGCGTTCGGGGTCTCGGTGATCATCGCCGCAGTCGTGTTCGGCGGCGTATCGGGGGCACACCTCAACCCGGCGGTGACGGTCGGCGTGTGGCTCGCCGGCAGGTTCCCAGGTCGCGATGTGGTGCCCTACATCCTCGCCCAGGTCATCGGCGGCCTCTTCGCAGGACTCACCATCTTCTACCTCGCGGGCACCTCGACGATCGTTGCCGATCGGGGCGCCGCCATGGAGTCGGTCTCCAACGGCTACGGCGACCACTCGCCTGGCGGGTTCAGCCTCACGGCCGCGCTCATCGTCGAGGCGCTCATCACGGGCGGTCTCGTGCTCGCGGTCCTCGGCGCCACCAAGCCCAGCGCCTCCAAGGCCGCGGCCCCGTTCGTCATCGGCTCCGCGCTCGCCTTCATGGTGGTGCTGGGAATCCCGTTCACGAACGCCGCGGTGAACCCCGCGCGCGCGACGTCGACGGCGCTGTTCGCCGGCGATTGGGCGTTCGCCCAGCTGTGGGTGTTCTGGGTGGCTCCCATCGTGGGCGCCGCGATCGTGGGCCTGCTGTGGCGCGCGTTCGCCCCGGTCGAGGAGATCGAGGTCGTCGAGACCATCGAGGTCATCGAGGCGTAA
- the purN gene encoding phosphoribosylglycinamide formyltransferase → MAPARVVVLISGAGSTMKALLDAAESPAYGARIAAVISDREGAAGLDIAAAAGIPTATVRIGDFPDRAVWDEAIARTVASFDPDLVVLAGFMKILGAPSLVRFGGRIINTHPALLPSYPGAHGVRDALAGGAKVTGCTVMIVDAGIDTGPIVAQAAVAVEDNDTEESLHERIKLVERALVADTVGRMAREGWTVDGRAVRIGKEPA, encoded by the coding sequence GTGGCCCCAGCTCGCGTCGTCGTCCTCATCTCCGGCGCTGGCTCGACCATGAAGGCCCTTCTCGACGCCGCGGAGAGCCCCGCATACGGCGCCCGCATCGCGGCCGTGATCTCGGATCGCGAAGGGGCGGCCGGGCTCGACATCGCCGCCGCGGCCGGAATCCCCACCGCTACCGTGCGCATCGGCGACTTCCCCGACCGCGCCGTGTGGGACGAGGCGATCGCCCGCACGGTCGCGAGCTTCGACCCCGACCTCGTTGTGCTCGCGGGCTTCATGAAGATCCTCGGCGCGCCCTCCCTCGTGCGCTTCGGCGGTCGCATCATCAACACGCATCCGGCGTTGCTGCCGTCCTACCCGGGCGCACATGGAGTACGCGATGCGCTGGCCGGCGGTGCCAAGGTCACCGGCTGCACGGTGATGATCGTCGACGCCGGGATCGACACGGGCCCGATCGTCGCCCAGGCGGCGGTCGCCGTGGAGGACAATGACACAGAGGAATCCCTGCACGAGCGCATCAAGCTCGTCGAGCGCGCGCTCGTGGCCGACACCGTTGGGCGCATGGCTCGTGAGGGATGGACCGTGGACGGCCGCGCCGTCAGGATAGGCAAGGAGCCCGCATGA
- the sucD gene encoding succinate--CoA ligase subunit alpha: MAIFLTAQSKVIVQGMTGSEGMKHTTRMLASGTAIVGGVNPRKAGEQVDFPGDVTIPVYGTVAEAIAATGADVSVVFVPPAFTKAAVIEAVDAGMPLVVIITEGVPVKDTAEFFEYATAHGTRLIGPNCPGLITPGQSNVGITPANITGAGRIGLVSKSGTLTYQMMFELRDLGFSTCVGIGGDPIIGTTHIDCLEAFENDPDTAAIVMIGEIGGDAEERAAAYIRDHVTKPVVGYVAGFEAPEGKTMGHAGAIVSGSSGTAQAKKEALEAAGVRVGKTPSETANLMREILTANG, from the coding sequence ATGGCAATCTTTCTGACTGCACAGTCCAAGGTCATCGTTCAGGGCATGACCGGCTCCGAGGGCATGAAGCACACCACGCGCATGCTCGCCTCCGGCACCGCGATCGTCGGTGGCGTGAACCCGCGCAAGGCGGGGGAGCAGGTTGACTTCCCTGGGGATGTCACGATCCCCGTGTACGGCACGGTGGCCGAGGCCATCGCCGCCACGGGTGCGGACGTCTCCGTGGTCTTCGTGCCGCCGGCCTTCACCAAGGCCGCCGTAATCGAGGCGGTCGACGCCGGCATGCCGCTCGTGGTAATCATCACCGAGGGTGTGCCCGTCAAGGACACCGCCGAGTTCTTCGAGTACGCGACCGCCCACGGCACGCGGCTGATCGGCCCCAACTGCCCCGGTCTCATCACTCCCGGCCAGTCCAACGTGGGCATCACCCCTGCAAACATCACGGGTGCGGGCCGCATCGGGCTGGTGTCCAAGTCCGGAACGCTGACCTATCAGATGATGTTCGAGCTCAGGGATCTCGGGTTCTCCACGTGCGTCGGCATCGGCGGCGACCCCATCATCGGCACCACGCACATCGACTGCCTCGAGGCGTTCGAGAACGACCCCGACACGGCTGCGATCGTGATGATCGGCGAGATCGGCGGCGACGCGGAGGAGCGCGCGGCTGCGTACATCCGTGACCATGTCACCAAGCCGGTCGTGGGCTACGTTGCCGGATTCGAGGCGCCGGAAGGCAAGACGATGGGCCACGCTGGGGCCATCGTGTCTGGATCGTCTGGGACTGCACAGGCCAAGAAGGAGGCCCTCGAGGCCGCCGGCGTTCGCGTGGGCAAGACCCCTTCCGAGACCGCCAACCTGATGCGGGAGATCCTCACGGCGAACGGCTAA
- a CDS encoding DUF2510 domain-containing protein — MAQTQRYWDGAAWTAHIAPLAPSAPPQMVAPASDHGPQTPEHWLLPVGRSGAAIAAGYVGIAALVMSFLGWAGIIVGAVALGLGVWALMLSRRGKHGAGRAIFAIIAGAIGIVAGALTIHLY, encoded by the coding sequence ATGGCGCAGACCCAGCGCTACTGGGACGGCGCCGCGTGGACGGCGCACATCGCGCCGCTGGCGCCCAGCGCTCCGCCGCAGATGGTTGCGCCAGCCTCGGACCATGGGCCGCAGACTCCGGAGCACTGGCTCTTGCCCGTTGGCCGGTCCGGCGCGGCCATCGCCGCCGGGTACGTGGGGATCGCGGCGCTCGTGATGTCGTTCCTTGGCTGGGCAGGGATCATCGTTGGCGCCGTTGCGCTTGGCCTAGGCGTCTGGGCGCTGATGCTCTCGCGGAGGGGCAAGCACGGGGCCGGGCGCGCGATCTTCGCGATCATCGCCGGCGCAATCGGAATCGTTGCTGGCGCGCTGACGATCCATCTGTACTGA
- the purH gene encoding bifunctional phosphoribosylaminoimidazolecarboxamide formyltransferase/IMP cyclohydrolase, which translates to MTDQIPVRRALVSVYDKTGLEDLARGLADARVEIVSTGSTAATILAAGIAVTPVEKVTEFPECLDGRVKTLHPRIHAGILADRRLPDHVSQLEELEIEPFDLVVVNLYPFVDTVMSGATQDEVVEQIDIGGPSMVRAAAKNHPSVAVVVTPKAYRDVLAAVASGGFTLEQRKLLAAAAFRHTATYDIAVASWMGNVVAPDAVGDFPGWVGFSATRVASLRYGENPHQRAALYTDDYGAPGLAGAKQLQGKEMSYNNYVDADAAWRAAHDFSEPAVAVIKHANPCGIAVGATIAEAHQKAHATDPVSAYGGVIAANGVITADAARSISPIFTEVVVAPGYEPEALEILAAKKNLRVLEVSGGTGGGDVRHISGGILLQSADRIDAPGDDPTTWSLVAGDAADEATLADLAFAWQACRSAKSNAILLAANGAAVGIGMGQVNRVDSCRLAVSRAGDRAAGAVAASDAFFPFADGLHVLIDGGVRAVVSPGGSVRDAEVIEAAAAAGVTLYHTGTRHFFH; encoded by the coding sequence ATGACCGACCAGATCCCCGTGCGCAGGGCCCTCGTCTCGGTGTACGACAAGACCGGCCTCGAGGACTTGGCCCGTGGCCTTGCCGACGCCAGGGTTGAGATCGTCTCGACGGGCTCAACGGCCGCGACCATCTTGGCCGCCGGGATCGCCGTGACTCCCGTCGAGAAGGTCACCGAGTTCCCCGAGTGCCTCGATGGCAGGGTCAAGACCCTGCACCCGCGCATCCACGCGGGGATCCTGGCCGACCGTCGCCTCCCCGATCACGTCTCGCAGCTCGAGGAGCTCGAGATCGAGCCGTTCGACCTCGTGGTCGTCAACCTGTATCCGTTCGTCGACACCGTGATGTCGGGCGCCACGCAGGACGAGGTCGTCGAGCAGATCGATATCGGCGGCCCGTCGATGGTGCGCGCGGCGGCGAAGAACCACCCGAGCGTCGCCGTCGTGGTAACGCCTAAGGCGTACCGGGACGTCCTGGCCGCGGTAGCGTCGGGCGGCTTCACTCTCGAGCAGCGCAAGCTGCTCGCGGCAGCCGCCTTCCGGCACACGGCCACCTATGACATCGCCGTCGCCTCGTGGATGGGGAACGTCGTTGCGCCCGACGCTGTGGGAGACTTCCCCGGTTGGGTGGGCTTCAGCGCCACTCGCGTTGCGTCGCTTCGGTACGGCGAGAATCCGCACCAGCGGGCGGCGCTCTACACGGACGACTACGGAGCCCCCGGCCTCGCCGGAGCCAAGCAGCTGCAGGGCAAGGAGATGTCCTATAACAACTACGTCGACGCCGACGCCGCGTGGCGCGCTGCGCACGACTTCTCCGAGCCTGCCGTCGCCGTGATCAAGCACGCGAACCCGTGCGGGATCGCGGTGGGCGCGACGATCGCCGAGGCGCATCAGAAGGCGCACGCGACCGATCCCGTGTCGGCGTATGGCGGCGTCATTGCTGCTAACGGCGTGATCACGGCCGACGCCGCACGCTCCATCTCACCGATCTTCACCGAGGTGGTGGTGGCGCCGGGGTACGAGCCTGAGGCGCTCGAGATCCTCGCCGCGAAGAAGAACCTCCGGGTCTTGGAGGTTTCCGGCGGGACCGGTGGCGGGGACGTCAGGCACATCAGCGGCGGCATCCTGCTGCAGAGTGCCGATCGCATCGATGCCCCAGGCGATGACCCAACCACGTGGTCACTCGTTGCGGGGGACGCGGCCGACGAGGCGACGCTCGCGGACCTCGCGTTCGCGTGGCAAGCGTGCCGCTCCGCGAAGTCGAACGCCATCCTGCTCGCCGCGAACGGCGCCGCTGTGGGGATAGGCATGGGCCAGGTCAACAGGGTGGACTCGTGCCGCCTCGCCGTCTCGCGCGCGGGTGACAGGGCGGCCGGAGCCGTGGCAGCGTCGGACGCGTTCTTCCCGTTCGCCGACGGGCTGCACGTTCTCATCGACGGGGGCGTGCGCGCGGTGGTCTCGCCGGGCGGTTCGGTTCGTGACGCGGAGGTCATCGAGGCCGCCGCCGCGGCCGGAGTGACGCTCTACCACACGGGTACAAGGCACTTCTTTCACTGA
- the sucC gene encoding ADP-forming succinate--CoA ligase subunit beta, protein MDLFEYQARDLFEKHGVPVLPGIVATTPAEARAAAETLGGVTVVKAQVKVGGRGKAGGVKVARSPEEAEAAAAAILGMDIKGHTVHRVMVAAGAAIAEEFYFSVLLDRAERRYLAMCSVEGGMEIEQLAVERPDALARVAVDPLVGIDAAKAAEIVAAAGFSAELAGPVADVIQKLWAVYRDEDATLVEVNPLVRVESGEIIALDGKVTLDANADFRHPDHASLEDTAAADPLEAKAKALDLNYVKLDGSVGIIGNGAGLVMSTLDVVAYAGQEFGGQKPANFLDIGGGASAEVMANGLDVILNDPQVKSVFVNVFGGITSCIEVANGIVGALETLGDEASKPLVVRLDGNAVDEGRAILAAANHPLVTIVDTMDGAAAKAAELAAAAA, encoded by the coding sequence ATGGACCTCTTCGAGTACCAAGCGCGCGATCTGTTCGAGAAGCACGGTGTACCCGTGCTGCCGGGCATCGTCGCCACCACCCCCGCCGAGGCACGAGCCGCGGCAGAGACTCTTGGCGGCGTGACCGTCGTCAAGGCGCAGGTCAAGGTGGGAGGCCGCGGCAAGGCCGGCGGCGTGAAGGTGGCTCGCAGCCCCGAAGAGGCCGAGGCGGCCGCCGCCGCGATCCTGGGAATGGACATCAAGGGCCACACCGTGCACCGCGTGATGGTTGCCGCGGGCGCTGCGATCGCCGAGGAGTTCTACTTCTCTGTTCTCCTTGACCGCGCAGAGCGGCGCTACCTGGCCATGTGCTCGGTTGAAGGCGGCATGGAGATCGAGCAGCTCGCCGTTGAGCGGCCCGACGCTCTGGCCAGGGTGGCCGTGGACCCTCTCGTTGGCATTGACGCGGCTAAGGCGGCCGAGATTGTGGCCGCCGCCGGGTTCTCTGCGGAACTTGCAGGTCCCGTCGCCGACGTAATCCAGAAGCTGTGGGCGGTGTACCGCGACGAGGATGCGACGCTCGTCGAGGTGAACCCACTGGTGCGAGTGGAGAGCGGCGAGATCATCGCGCTCGACGGCAAGGTGACGCTGGATGCGAACGCCGACTTCCGGCACCCTGACCACGCCTCACTGGAAGACACGGCAGCTGCGGACCCGCTCGAGGCGAAGGCCAAGGCGCTCGACCTCAACTACGTGAAGTTGGATGGCTCCGTTGGGATCATCGGCAACGGCGCGGGGCTCGTCATGTCCACGCTGGATGTCGTCGCCTACGCGGGGCAGGAGTTCGGCGGGCAGAAGCCTGCGAACTTCCTCGACATCGGCGGCGGGGCGTCGGCGGAGGTCATGGCGAACGGCCTCGACGTGATCCTCAATGACCCTCAGGTCAAGAGCGTGTTCGTCAACGTCTTCGGCGGCATCACCAGCTGCATCGAGGTGGCCAACGGCATCGTCGGGGCGCTCGAGACTCTGGGCGACGAGGCGTCGAAGCCCCTGGTGGTCCGGCTTGACGGCAACGCCGTGGACGAGGGCCGCGCGATCCTCGCGGCCGCCAACCACCCCCTCGTGACCATCGTCGACACCATGGACGGCGCCGCGGCCAAGGCCGCAGAGCTCGCCGCCGCGGCAGCGTAA
- a CDS encoding DUF6350 family protein has protein sequence MTATPQQTRLQAALAGAPGWLGGALTGVQAAVIGLLVVMTPAFAAAAAAPTTNGSAAIDWMGITKISARLWLLAHGVPFIVEGVAFTLVPLGLTALIAAILASIARRFCTKSWASWAVATGTYVGLVTLAEIAAMRGYPDFARNTVHAIAVSTVVAGGSVAAGIWRAHGAEFGWVPRIPINVRRGLRLGLATFALTLGIAALLGGAFTYLGRGRIADAAASLGIDPLGGVALAFGQALYAPNLSVWMLGWMTGLGFSVGEGSVYSPGDIAADAVPAFPLFGALPTISGGWLMWAPVGIVAAAALMRLALRRRISTSVAELPALGVAIVVSGLLAATAGAVASGALGPGRLAFVGVEVVPVAVLFALLSALGFGIAHGLLMLAQLARGKRQGPLLSVVPDPEPVSIPS, from the coding sequence GTGACCGCCACGCCCCAACAGACGCGCCTCCAGGCCGCGCTCGCGGGCGCGCCCGGCTGGCTCGGCGGCGCGCTCACGGGCGTGCAGGCCGCGGTGATCGGGCTGCTGGTGGTGATGACGCCCGCGTTCGCGGCCGCGGCAGCGGCGCCCACGACAAACGGGTCCGCGGCGATCGACTGGATGGGGATCACCAAGATCTCTGCGCGCCTGTGGCTCCTCGCGCACGGCGTGCCGTTCATCGTCGAGGGCGTCGCCTTCACCCTGGTGCCGCTCGGCCTTACCGCCCTCATCGCCGCCATTCTCGCGTCCATCGCTCGCCGCTTCTGCACCAAGAGCTGGGCCAGTTGGGCGGTGGCGACGGGCACCTACGTGGGGCTGGTGACCCTCGCCGAGATCGCCGCGATGCGCGGCTACCCCGACTTCGCGCGCAACACCGTGCACGCGATCGCGGTCTCCACCGTGGTCGCGGGCGGCTCAGTCGCCGCCGGCATCTGGCGCGCCCACGGCGCGGAGTTCGGCTGGGTCCCGCGGATCCCCATCAATGTGCGCAGAGGCTTGAGGCTGGGGCTGGCGACCTTCGCGCTGACGCTCGGCATCGCCGCACTGCTTGGGGGCGCCTTCACCTATCTGGGCCGGGGCCGTATCGCCGACGCCGCCGCTTCCCTTGGCATCGACCCGCTTGGGGGCGTGGCGCTGGCCTTCGGGCAGGCGCTCTACGCGCCAAACCTCTCGGTGTGGATGCTCGGCTGGATGACCGGGCTCGGCTTCTCCGTAGGCGAGGGGAGCGTGTACTCGCCCGGTGACATTGCGGCCGACGCGGTGCCCGCCTTCCCGCTGTTCGGGGCACTCCCCACGATCTCGGGTGGGTGGCTGATGTGGGCCCCGGTGGGCATTGTGGCCGCCGCCGCGCTCATGCGACTGGCGCTTCGGCGCCGCATCTCGACGTCCGTAGCTGAGCTTCCCGCGCTCGGCGTGGCGATTGTGGTCTCCGGACTGTTGGCCGCGACGGCGGGCGCCGTCGCCTCTGGGGCGCTAGGGCCTGGCCGCCTCGCGTTCGTTGGGGTCGAGGTGGTTCCGGTCGCCGTGCTCTTCGCGCTGCTCAGCGCGCTGGGGTTCGGTATTGCCCACGGGCTGCTGATGCTGGCCCAGCTCGCGCGCGGGAAACGCCAGGGGCCGCTGCTGTCGGTGGTCCCGGACCCGGAGCCGGTGTCTATCCCGTCGTGA